In the Polyangiaceae bacterium genome, one interval contains:
- a CDS encoding TetR/AcrR family transcriptional regulator, producing the protein MSSVSEPSAGPSLKDAIPLRERKFARTKMALLDATLERLKHKSLAEITVRELCDAAEVSEATFFNYFKKKDDLLRYFIQVWTLEVQLDADQRAGRDAGVAYIEAIFAHTAERMRDNPRVMLEIIGHMALCSEAPEDCSHPTLTLAERVQRFPDLADAAVVADECEVDTMFRTAVERAVTRKELPESVNVDLVVGMLLSVFFGTPLWQGHVDMERIADLYAAQLATVWAGLRSAR; encoded by the coding sequence ATGTCTTCCGTTTCCGAGCCCAGCGCGGGTCCTTCCCTCAAGGACGCCATTCCCCTGCGCGAGCGCAAGTTCGCCCGAACGAAGATGGCTCTCCTCGATGCCACGCTCGAGCGGTTGAAGCACAAATCGCTTGCGGAAATCACGGTGCGCGAGCTGTGTGACGCGGCCGAAGTCTCCGAGGCGACGTTCTTCAACTACTTCAAGAAGAAGGACGATCTGCTGCGCTACTTCATCCAAGTCTGGACGCTGGAAGTGCAGTTGGATGCGGACCAGCGTGCAGGTCGCGACGCTGGTGTCGCTTACATCGAAGCCATCTTCGCTCACACCGCGGAGCGCATGCGCGACAACCCGCGCGTGATGCTCGAAATCATCGGTCACATGGCGCTCTGCAGCGAGGCGCCCGAAGACTGTAGCCACCCGACGCTGACCTTGGCCGAGCGCGTGCAGCGCTTTCCGGATCTCGCCGACGCGGCGGTGGTGGCGGACGAGTGCGAGGTGGACACCATGTTCCGTACGGCGGTCGAACGCGCTGTGACGCGGAAGGAACTGCCAGAGTCCGTGAACGTCGATCTGGTGGTCGGCATGCTGCTCTCGGTGTTCTTCGGGACCCCGCTGTGGCAGGGGCACGTCGACATGGAGCGCATCGCCGACTTGTATGCTGCCCAGCTCGCCACCGTGTGGGCGGGGCTGCGCAGCGCGCGTTGA